Proteins co-encoded in one Waddlia chondrophila WSU 86-1044 genomic window:
- a CDS encoding peptidoglycan D,D-transpeptidase FtsI family protein yields MRDKGRRRLVAISLGVYFLFSLLIFQFFKLQIAEHEKWSETARKQHFFVVKEPFRRGTFWSNTAIKKKHPEEPQKLVFDIQKHHLYIDPMSISEEHRDVIADEIARTLSLSADERKNIRDAFDRRSRSRKLAMWLDQEEKDQLLNWWSPFARRRKIPSNALYFVADYKRSYPFGKLLGQVLHTVQNQRDETTKQVVPTGGLELAFNKELRGKEGSRLLKRSPKHRFETGQVMHPSVNGQDIHLTINHILQAIAEEEVEKGVKRCGAKKGWAAMMDPGTGAILALAQYPFFYPERYPEYFNDPEKVGDTKVNAITDAYEPGSTMKPITVAISLQANDELRKRGEPPLFDPEEMMPTLDGRFPGRQKVISDTRAHSYLNLNMALQKSSNIYPARLVERIIKRLGNEWYRSALTDTFGFGKPTGIELPSESWGVVPRPGKLHPNGALEWSASTPFSLAMGYNLQATSLQILRAWAVIANGGYWITPHLVAGGGNLPSFRVLDQAVIDRTVEAMKYVTKTGGSGRRADIWGFTEVGKTGTAEKIVNGRYSKKQTVASFVGFAPVKDPVFVLIVVMDEPECRFIPGVGSNLNGSIAAAPVFKEIGRRTLEYLGIPPDDPGGYPYGDPRSDPENADWVKETRQLQEIYEKWNK; encoded by the coding sequence ATGAGGGATAAGGGACGCCGGCGGCTGGTTGCGATCTCCCTTGGAGTCTATTTCCTTTTTTCCTTGCTGATTTTTCAATTTTTCAAGTTGCAGATTGCTGAACATGAAAAATGGAGTGAAACTGCGCGTAAACAGCACTTTTTTGTCGTGAAAGAGCCATTTAGAAGGGGGACTTTTTGGTCGAACACAGCGATTAAAAAAAAACACCCGGAAGAGCCGCAGAAACTTGTTTTCGATATCCAGAAACATCACTTGTACATCGATCCGATGTCGATTTCGGAAGAGCACAGAGATGTCATCGCCGATGAAATTGCTCGAACACTTTCTCTTTCCGCCGATGAAAGGAAGAATATCCGCGACGCATTCGATCGGCGCAGTCGCAGCCGAAAGCTAGCCATGTGGCTGGATCAAGAAGAAAAAGATCAACTTTTGAACTGGTGGTCTCCGTTTGCCAGAAGACGTAAAATTCCCAGCAACGCACTGTATTTTGTCGCCGACTACAAGCGTTCGTACCCTTTTGGAAAGCTTTTAGGGCAGGTTTTGCATACTGTGCAGAATCAGCGGGATGAAACAACCAAGCAGGTCGTGCCGACGGGTGGATTGGAGCTTGCTTTCAATAAGGAGTTGCGCGGCAAAGAAGGGAGCCGTTTGCTGAAGCGTTCGCCCAAACACCGCTTTGAAACCGGGCAAGTGATGCATCCTTCTGTCAATGGCCAAGATATTCATTTGACGATCAATCACATTTTACAAGCGATTGCGGAAGAGGAGGTGGAAAAAGGGGTGAAGCGTTGTGGAGCGAAAAAAGGCTGGGCCGCTATGATGGATCCAGGAACCGGCGCTATACTTGCTTTGGCTCAATACCCGTTTTTCTATCCGGAAAGGTATCCGGAGTATTTCAATGATCCTGAAAAGGTGGGAGATACCAAGGTCAATGCGATTACCGATGCCTATGAACCGGGTTCCACGATGAAGCCGATTACCGTTGCCATTTCTCTTCAGGCTAACGATGAGTTGCGAAAAAGAGGAGAGCCTCCTCTATTTGATCCTGAGGAAATGATGCCTACACTCGATGGCCGCTTTCCCGGCAGGCAGAAGGTGATTTCGGATACTCGGGCCCACTCCTACCTGAATCTCAATATGGCCTTGCAGAAATCCTCCAACATTTATCCTGCCCGTTTGGTTGAAAGGATTATTAAGCGCTTAGGTAATGAATGGTATCGCTCTGCATTGACCGATACTTTTGGCTTTGGAAAACCTACAGGAATCGAACTTCCTTCCGAAAGTTGGGGTGTGGTTCCTCGCCCGGGAAAATTGCACCCTAATGGTGCTTTAGAGTGGTCAGCATCGACACCATTCTCTCTAGCTATGGGCTATAATCTTCAGGCCACCAGCTTGCAGATTTTAAGGGCTTGGGCAGTGATTGCAAACGGAGGCTATTGGATAACGCCGCATCTTGTCGCAGGGGGTGGAAATCTTCCTTCATTTCGGGTGTTGGATCAAGCTGTTATCGATCGGACGGTTGAAGCAATGAAGTATGTCACCAAAACAGGCGGAAGCGGAAGGCGGGCTGATATTTGGGGATTTACTGAGGTAGGCAAAACGGGGACTGCCGAAAAGATTGTAAACGGCAGATATTCAAAAAAACAAACAGTTGCCAGCTTCGTTGGCTTTGCTCCTGTCAAAGATCCAGTTTTTGTCTTGATTGTTGTCATGGATGAACCGGAATGCCGCTTTATCCCTGGAGTAGGGAGCAATCTTAATGGCAGCATTGCCGCAGCGCCTGTATTCAAAGAGATCGGACGAAGAACGCTTGAGTACCTAGGTATTCCTCCGGATGATCCAGGAGGTTATCCTTACGGAGATCCCCGCAGCGATCCTGAAAACGCGGATTGGGTAAAGGAAACACGCCAGTTGCAAGAAATCTATGAAAAATGGAATAAATGA
- a CDS encoding UDP-N-acetylmuramoyl-L-alanyl-D-glutamate--2,6-diaminopimelate ligase translates to MKLKRLIKDLPNAEIKGSKEIEITGICAHSKQVAPGNLFIAKKGRTFDGSQYIAEAVETGAAAVLNDIFDPSLKVSQIIHPNVAVVEGKLVSAFYHRPGEELLMVGVTGTNGKTTVSYLIKHLFDSLEMRPGLIGTIEYLIGDHAAPATHTTPDVATNHKLLREMVNQRSQAAVMEVTSHALHQGRVSEISFDVGIFTNLSQDHLDYHKTMDAYCEEKRKLFLSLDPEAKKRKNYPKAAVVNIDDPWFEKIIDGCRVPIITYGIANHADLRAEEIQLGAEGIVYTLVHQGKRYPVSLPLIGRFNVLNSLATIGCGISLGVPLNKVLDAVKSFPPVPGRLEYVPNKRGLKLFVDFAHTPDALKNVLNCLKELTQGKLIVVFGCGGDRDPYKRSQMGRIAEEFSDLAIITSDNPRSENPANIMDQIVAGFNDPSCFIKIEDRRKAIEEAIHRATPEDVVLIAGRGHEPYQIFAHQTIEFKDREVVEDILHS, encoded by the coding sequence ATGAAGCTAAAACGACTCATCAAAGATCTTCCAAACGCAGAAATCAAAGGCTCGAAAGAGATTGAAATCACCGGAATTTGTGCGCATTCCAAGCAGGTAGCGCCCGGGAATCTGTTCATTGCCAAGAAGGGGAGAACGTTCGACGGTTCGCAGTACATCGCTGAAGCTGTAGAGACCGGAGCTGCCGCCGTACTCAATGATATCTTCGACCCATCATTGAAAGTGAGCCAGATTATTCATCCGAATGTAGCTGTTGTGGAAGGCAAGCTCGTCTCGGCGTTTTATCATCGCCCAGGAGAGGAGCTGCTGATGGTCGGGGTGACAGGAACAAACGGAAAAACAACAGTTTCTTATCTTATCAAGCATCTTTTTGATTCTTTGGAAATGCGCCCTGGATTGATCGGAACGATTGAATATCTGATTGGAGACCACGCCGCTCCGGCAACCCACACGACTCCGGACGTTGCCACCAATCACAAGCTGCTCAGGGAAATGGTCAATCAAAGATCTCAAGCTGCAGTAATGGAAGTGACCTCTCATGCATTGCATCAGGGAAGAGTGAGTGAAATCTCCTTTGATGTGGGGATTTTCACCAACTTATCTCAGGATCACCTCGATTATCACAAAACGATGGATGCCTATTGTGAAGAGAAGCGGAAGCTTTTTTTGTCTCTTGATCCGGAAGCTAAAAAAAGGAAAAATTATCCCAAAGCTGCTGTTGTTAATATCGACGATCCTTGGTTTGAAAAAATTATTGACGGCTGCCGGGTGCCGATCATTACGTATGGGATTGCCAATCATGCAGATCTGAGAGCAGAGGAAATACAGCTGGGTGCGGAAGGGATTGTGTATACGTTGGTGCATCAAGGAAAACGCTATCCTGTTTCTCTTCCGTTGATCGGCCGATTTAACGTTTTAAACAGCCTTGCGACGATCGGATGCGGAATATCTCTGGGAGTTCCTTTGAACAAAGTGTTGGACGCCGTGAAGAGCTTTCCTCCTGTGCCGGGCCGCTTGGAATATGTGCCCAACAAGCGCGGATTGAAGCTTTTCGTTGATTTTGCTCATACACCGGATGCGTTAAAAAATGTTTTAAATTGTTTAAAAGAGCTGACTCAAGGGAAGTTGATCGTTGTATTTGGCTGCGGCGGGGATCGCGATCCTTATAAGCGTTCGCAAATGGGGAGGATTGCCGAGGAATTTTCTGATTTGGCCATCATCACTTCCGATAATCCTCGTTCGGAAAATCCCGCAAACATCATGGATCAAATTGTTGCGGGCTTTAATGATCCTTCCTGTTTCATCAAGATTGAAGACAGGCGAAAGGCCATCGAGGAGGCAATTCATCGCGCGACACCGGAAGATGTGGTGCTGATTGCGGGCAGAGGGCATGAACCTTATCAAATATTTGCGCATCAAACAATAGAATTTAAAGATCGCGAAGTTGTAGAGGATATATTACATTCATGA
- a CDS encoding N-acetylmuramoyl-L-alanine amidase family protein: MIKRWIKNVWVGLIAVVFAGCASKSPEWERSDHEVAAVRVRREAVRPVIVIDAGHGGKDLGAKCPDPQTEEKALNLQTALLLNQFLQQKGYQTILTRGEDFFVPLKMRADFANSNRATLFVSVHYNSAPNKAAEGVEVYYYDNQDDLVRTSRSKILAQKVLDRVIASTKMKSRGIKNGNFAVIRETRMPAILIEGGFMTNEKELARLRDPAHIQRIAESIANGVQDYLRS; encoded by the coding sequence ATGATTAAGCGATGGATCAAAAACGTCTGGGTTGGATTGATCGCAGTTGTTTTTGCCGGCTGTGCGTCAAAATCTCCAGAGTGGGAACGTTCGGATCATGAGGTTGCGGCGGTGCGAGTCAGGCGTGAGGCGGTAAGGCCTGTGATTGTGATCGACGCAGGCCATGGAGGGAAAGATCTCGGAGCAAAATGTCCGGATCCACAAACTGAGGAGAAAGCCCTTAATTTGCAAACAGCCTTGCTGCTCAATCAGTTTTTGCAACAAAAAGGGTATCAGACCATATTAACCCGAGGCGAAGATTTTTTTGTCCCTTTGAAGATGCGTGCAGATTTTGCCAACAGCAACCGTGCGACCCTTTTTGTCAGTGTCCACTACAACTCTGCGCCTAATAAGGCTGCGGAAGGAGTCGAGGTTTATTATTATGATAATCAGGATGACCTTGTTCGAACTTCCCGTTCTAAAATTCTTGCTCAGAAGGTATTGGATCGCGTCATTGCTTCGACCAAAATGAAATCCAGGGGGATTAAAAACGGAAACTTTGCCGTGATCAGAGAAACGCGAATGCCGGCAATCTTGATTGAGGGAGGATTCATGACCAATGAAAAGGAGCTTGCCCGGCTGCGTGATCCTGCTCATATCCAGCGGATAGCGGAAAGCATTGCAAATGGTGTGCAGGATTATTTAAGATCTTGA
- the gnd gene encoding decarboxylating NADP(+)-dependent phosphogluconate dehydrogenase yields the protein MMVDKADIGLVGLAVMGQNLVLNMNDNGYKVAVFNRTVSKVDDFLEGPAKGTEIVGAHSLEELVGLLKRPRKVMLMVKAGKPVDAFIDLLLPYLEEGDIVIDGGNSRFDDTTRRTCDLKEKGILYVGTGISGGEEGARHGPSIMPGGNPEAWPHVKEIFQAIAAKVKTGEPCCDWVGEEGAGHYVKMVHNGIEYGDMQLICEAYQLMKVGLGFSSKQLHDVFHHWNEGELNSYLIEITSDIFSYQENGEPLVEKILDVAGQKGTGKWTAINALDFGMPVTLIAEAVFARCLSAIKDERVSASKVLHGPEAIFKGDAEDFVDAVKSALYASKIVSYAQGFMLMREAAKEFGWTLNYGGIALMWREGCIIRSRFLGDIKKAYDKNPAIQNLLLDDFFKSEVGKAQSGWRQVVAAAAQLGIPCPCFSSALAFYDGYRTARLPANLLQAQRDYFGAHTYERVDRPRGESFHTNWTGTGGKVSSSTYNA from the coding sequence ATGATGGTGGATAAAGCAGACATTGGTTTAGTCGGTCTGGCCGTTATGGGCCAAAACCTTGTTTTAAATATGAATGACAATGGCTACAAGGTCGCGGTATTTAACCGTACGGTATCAAAAGTCGATGATTTTCTTGAAGGGCCGGCAAAAGGAACTGAAATTGTTGGTGCTCATAGCCTTGAAGAGTTGGTTGGCTTGCTTAAAAGGCCGCGGAAGGTCATGTTGATGGTAAAGGCTGGCAAGCCGGTGGATGCCTTTATTGATCTGCTGCTTCCCTATTTGGAAGAAGGAGATATTGTGATCGACGGAGGGAATAGCCGCTTTGATGACACGACAAGGCGCACCTGCGATTTGAAAGAAAAAGGGATCTTATACGTTGGAACGGGAATTTCCGGAGGAGAAGAGGGTGCCCGCCATGGACCTTCGATCATGCCCGGAGGAAATCCGGAGGCTTGGCCGCATGTGAAAGAGATTTTTCAGGCGATTGCAGCCAAGGTGAAAACAGGGGAGCCATGTTGCGATTGGGTTGGCGAAGAAGGTGCCGGCCATTACGTCAAAATGGTGCATAACGGCATAGAGTATGGCGATATGCAGCTGATTTGCGAGGCATACCAGCTGATGAAAGTTGGGTTGGGCTTCTCAAGCAAACAGCTGCATGATGTGTTTCACCATTGGAACGAGGGGGAACTCAACAGCTACTTGATCGAAATCACCTCCGATATTTTTTCCTATCAGGAGAATGGCGAGCCGCTTGTGGAGAAAATTCTCGACGTGGCGGGGCAAAAGGGAACGGGTAAATGGACGGCAATCAATGCTCTTGATTTCGGCATGCCTGTCACCTTAATTGCCGAGGCGGTTTTTGCGCGCTGCTTATCCGCTATCAAGGATGAACGGGTGTCAGCAAGCAAGGTGCTGCATGGTCCGGAAGCGATTTTCAAAGGGGATGCCGAAGATTTTGTCGATGCTGTCAAATCAGCTCTTTATGCATCAAAAATTGTGAGTTATGCCCAAGGCTTTATGCTGATGCGGGAAGCAGCCAAAGAATTTGGTTGGACTCTTAATTATGGCGGAATCGCTTTGATGTGGAGAGAGGGGTGCATTATCCGCAGCCGCTTTTTGGGTGATATTAAAAAAGCTTATGACAAAAATCCAGCCATTCAAAATTTGCTTCTCGACGATTTTTTCAAATCAGAAGTCGGGAAAGCGCAATCAGGCTGGCGGCAAGTGGTTGCAGCTGCTGCTCAACTAGGAATCCCTTGTCCCTGCTTTAGTTCGGCATTAGCGTTTTACGATGGTTATCGCACAGCCAGGCTGCCGGCCAATTTGTTGCAGGCGCAAAGGGATTATTTCGGAGCGCACACTTATGAACGTGTCGATAGGCCTCGAGGCGAGTCCTTTCACACCAACTGGACAGGAACAGGAGGAAAGGTCAGCTCTTCCACCTATAATGCATGA
- a CDS encoding M50 family metallopeptidase — translation MFANLIYIVLAILGLSFLIFIHELGHYWMARRVGMRVETFAIGFGRPIYSWMRDGVKWQIGWLLFGGFVKIAGTDTDSTVDPYAVKDGFFGKGPWNRIKVAFMGPFVNLVFALLVFALLWAIGGRTKSFAEYTSKIGWVDPNSELYALGVRPGDEVDSYDEHPFSSYKDHLYASLLGDEEIKIKGTKIDYETGERFPFEYTVASYPNPAFADKKMKTTGILSSASYIIYDRLHNGRENPLPEGSPLQNSGIQYGDRILWVDGETVFSNAQLSELLNDGRVLMTIKRGNDIIHRRVPRVRAQELRPDVEFREEMIDWMYEAGLNSRRFQDLYAIPYNLTHDGVVEEELRFIDKADQKKAFPVHLFSDLEEPLRPGDRIIAVQGQQVKRSYEILRGLQTKQVQIIVARDSAETAVIPYQKANVSFNQNIEWMHLHQIADSIGTNALKARAGNLVLLAPVTPMARKNFPMSEETKAWYAAELLEKKQEIEKIEDPERRAQLLGQLKESQELLVLGIPNPQDRQVVYNPNPVTVFSNVAKEIGRTMQALFSGTLSPKYIAGPVGIVHMVQTTSSQSLMEALFWIGAISLNLGVLNLLPVPILDGGTIVFAFIEMVTGRRMKPKTLEKVVIVFAILLISFFLFLTYNDISRVFG, via the coding sequence ATGTTTGCGAATTTAATTTATATAGTACTTGCAATTCTTGGTTTAAGTTTTCTGATCTTCATCCATGAGCTGGGCCATTATTGGATGGCGCGCCGTGTCGGCATGCGGGTGGAGACTTTCGCTATCGGATTTGGCAGACCTATTTATTCCTGGATGAGGGATGGGGTCAAGTGGCAGATCGGATGGCTCCTTTTCGGAGGATTTGTTAAAATCGCCGGTACAGATACAGATAGCACTGTCGATCCTTACGCGGTCAAAGACGGATTTTTTGGCAAAGGTCCCTGGAATAGAATTAAAGTGGCATTTATGGGGCCGTTCGTCAATCTCGTGTTTGCCCTGTTAGTGTTTGCTTTGCTGTGGGCGATCGGTGGCCGTACTAAGTCTTTTGCGGAGTATACGTCAAAAATTGGATGGGTAGATCCCAACTCTGAGTTATACGCTCTAGGCGTTCGTCCCGGGGATGAAGTCGATTCTTATGACGAGCATCCGTTTTCCAGTTATAAGGATCATTTGTATGCCTCTTTGCTAGGAGATGAGGAGATCAAGATCAAAGGGACGAAAATCGACTACGAAACAGGAGAGAGATTTCCTTTTGAATACACTGTCGCTTCTTATCCCAATCCCGCTTTTGCCGATAAAAAGATGAAAACAACAGGAATTCTTTCTTCAGCAAGCTATATCATTTACGACCGTTTGCATAATGGTCGTGAAAATCCGTTGCCTGAGGGCTCTCCATTGCAAAACAGCGGCATTCAATATGGCGATCGCATTCTTTGGGTGGATGGAGAGACGGTTTTCTCAAACGCGCAATTGAGCGAATTGCTTAACGATGGTCGCGTTCTAATGACAATTAAACGGGGAAATGACATCATTCATCGGCGTGTGCCTCGTGTCAGGGCGCAGGAACTTAGGCCCGACGTTGAGTTTAGGGAAGAGATGATCGATTGGATGTATGAAGCAGGGCTCAATTCCCGCCGCTTTCAAGATTTGTACGCGATCCCTTATAACCTGACTCATGACGGCGTTGTTGAGGAAGAGCTTCGTTTTATCGATAAAGCAGATCAGAAAAAAGCATTTCCCGTTCATCTGTTTTCCGATCTTGAAGAGCCTCTTCGTCCAGGAGATCGGATCATTGCAGTTCAGGGGCAACAGGTCAAGAGATCTTATGAGATTCTCCGCGGGCTTCAAACAAAGCAAGTACAGATCATTGTTGCGAGGGACTCTGCTGAAACGGCTGTTATCCCTTACCAAAAAGCGAATGTTTCATTTAATCAAAATATCGAGTGGATGCATTTGCACCAAATCGCAGATAGCATAGGAACTAATGCGTTAAAAGCACGTGCGGGAAACTTGGTTCTTTTAGCGCCTGTGACTCCTATGGCACGCAAGAATTTTCCGATGTCGGAAGAAACAAAGGCGTGGTATGCCGCAGAATTGCTTGAGAAGAAGCAGGAAATTGAAAAAATCGAAGATCCGGAGAGGCGTGCGCAGCTGCTTGGCCAGTTAAAAGAAAGTCAGGAACTTCTTGTGTTGGGCATTCCCAATCCTCAGGATCGTCAGGTGGTTTACAACCCAAATCCAGTGACTGTATTTTCAAATGTTGCCAAGGAGATCGGCCGTACAATGCAGGCTTTATTTTCAGGAACCCTCAGTCCAAAATATATTGCTGGACCTGTAGGCATTGTTCATATGGTGCAGACGACATCATCGCAAAGTTTGATGGAAGCGCTATTTTGGATTGGAGCGATTAGTTTGAACTTGGGTGTTTTGAATTTGCTGCCGGTGCCGATTTTAGATGGAGGAACGATTGTTTTTGCATTTATTGAGATGGTCACAGGGCGGCGCATGAAGCCGAAGACATTGGAAAAAGTGGTGATTGTTTTCGCTATTCTTTTGATCAGTTTTTTCCTCTTTCTAACGTATAATGATATTTCAAGGGTGTTTGGCTAG
- a CDS encoding M4 family metallopeptidase translates to MSSLASCTQTVGHSGCCGIIPEYMLRKLAEKEGDNQIKEIALNTLGKDDRVRKERCQVQKEFHRRTFVPYNLSEISDSQTSVIKIYDAKRSTQLPGTKIVSPDLSTDKAVVDIYRWAVKTDEFFRNIFERNSIDNNGMEVVSTVHYDRNYANAFWNGSQMVFGDGDGKYIASFTIDSDIYAHEYMHGVSQFDTNLRYQDQAGALNESISDVFGIMAKQSIQKETVDSSNWLIGEHLLVGGKYALRSMKNPGTAYRDHPVFGDDPQTASMDAYDDTLDDNGGVHINSGIPNKAFYLASTKLRDYDHERYAYTWNGTGRVWYEARQRVGSHPTFSDFASKTVEVAQELFGRESNVEKACRYAWGDVKVELGSTPSPAPKPIEWCNLL, encoded by the coding sequence ATGAGCAGTTTGGCTTCATGCACGCAAACCGTTGGACATTCAGGTTGTTGCGGCATTATTCCGGAATACATGTTGAGAAAACTCGCTGAAAAGGAAGGCGATAATCAGATCAAAGAAATTGCCTTGAACACTCTGGGTAAGGATGATCGTGTGCGCAAAGAAAGGTGTCAGGTCCAGAAAGAATTTCATCGAAGGACTTTTGTTCCTTATAATCTCTCGGAAATTTCGGATTCTCAGACATCTGTTATCAAAATCTACGATGCAAAACGGTCGACACAGCTTCCCGGAACAAAAATTGTATCCCCTGATCTTTCGACAGATAAAGCAGTAGTGGATATTTATCGATGGGCCGTGAAGACAGATGAATTTTTCAGGAACATTTTTGAAAGGAACTCTATCGATAACAACGGAATGGAAGTCGTTTCTACAGTGCACTATGACAGAAACTATGCAAACGCGTTTTGGAATGGAAGTCAGATGGTATTTGGCGATGGAGATGGTAAGTACATTGCTTCTTTTACGATCGACAGTGATATTTACGCGCATGAATACATGCATGGAGTTTCGCAATTTGATACCAATTTACGCTATCAGGACCAGGCTGGAGCGTTGAATGAATCGATATCGGATGTCTTTGGCATCATGGCCAAGCAATCGATTCAGAAGGAAACTGTTGACAGCTCGAATTGGTTGATTGGAGAACATCTGTTGGTTGGCGGGAAGTATGCATTGCGTTCGATGAAAAATCCTGGGACAGCTTATCGCGATCATCCTGTATTTGGAGACGACCCGCAGACTGCAAGTATGGATGCTTACGACGACACTTTGGATGATAATGGAGGAGTGCACATCAATTCAGGAATTCCGAATAAAGCTTTTTATTTGGCTTCTACAAAATTGAGGGATTACGATCATGAGCGCTATGCTTATACTTGGAACGGAACGGGAAGAGTTTGGTATGAGGCTAGGCAAAGGGTAGGTAGCCATCCGACATTTTCCGACTTTGCGTCTAAGACAGTAGAGGTTGCCCAAGAGCTTTTTGGCAGAGAAAGCAACGTAGAAAAAGCATGTCGATATGCTTGGGGTGATGTCAAGGTAGAGCTGGGATCAACGCCTTCTCCAGCTCCAAAACCGATTGAGTGGTGCAATTTGCTATAG
- a CDS encoding ABC transporter ATP-binding protein produces MEKSLFESLKKVLWQYKEKFFLGFLMLLVSNGLLIFNPLVFRQAVIAVDPNSPVEEGILHDFFWWLWGAQVGNIWVWAPSLLLIAILSAYLKYQMRVTFITVSRDVEVEIRSKLFSRIQSQSMAFFDNHGIGELLSRLTNDISAYRDVLGPGIMYPLFFLTLVIPGLAALFFISTKLAVISMIPMILIPIVNFAIRGRLYELSKRVQKSLADLSNMAQEHYSAIRTIKSYVIENTLFKYFLALCNSLVSMNLRLATLQGALFPFFTFLTKVTTVVLVLFSGFVILKGWGELSAADFVSFMWIQSYIFFPVLMLAWLIPVFERGRAAYDRLLEIYEEPIEVVDHLVSELKIPAGARLAFRNLTFRYPSQQIPALSNFNLEIEGGAFVGITGPVGAGKSTLFKLLNREYEIPEGMIEIGGRDIHKYPLSAFHMEVVTVEQVPFLFSKSIEENVKFGKREATKQEIEEVSRFADFHETVLDFPEQYHTLVGERGVTLSGGQKQRLAMARAFLVNRSILLLDDIFSAVDSDTEARIFQSMRRNFKGKTVLLITHRMSILEQMDRVIYLSGGQVSEEGTPKELMQLGGQYAALVELQRIDRHEKT; encoded by the coding sequence ATGGAAAAAAGCTTGTTTGAATCCTTGAAAAAGGTTCTTTGGCAATATAAAGAAAAATTTTTTCTTGGATTCCTGATGTTGCTAGTTTCAAATGGCCTTTTGATTTTCAATCCCCTTGTTTTCAGGCAGGCAGTCATCGCTGTCGACCCAAATTCTCCAGTTGAAGAGGGAATACTGCATGACTTTTTTTGGTGGCTATGGGGTGCTCAGGTAGGAAATATTTGGGTATGGGCACCCTCTTTGCTCTTGATTGCAATTCTTTCCGCCTATTTAAAATATCAGATGCGCGTTACATTCATTACGGTCAGCCGGGATGTGGAGGTGGAGATTCGGTCAAAGTTGTTTAGCAGGATTCAAAGCCAATCAATGGCGTTTTTCGATAATCACGGGATTGGCGAATTGCTGAGCCGCTTGACCAACGACATATCAGCTTATCGCGATGTCCTGGGGCCTGGGATCATGTATCCGTTGTTTTTTCTCACTTTAGTTATTCCGGGGCTTGCTGCTCTTTTTTTCATTTCTACGAAGCTTGCAGTGATTTCGATGATTCCTATGATCCTCATTCCGATCGTCAATTTTGCTATACGGGGACGTCTTTACGAACTCTCTAAAAGAGTGCAGAAAAGTCTTGCAGACTTAAGTAATATGGCTCAAGAGCATTACTCGGCAATTCGGACGATCAAGAGTTATGTGATCGAAAATACGCTTTTTAAATATTTTCTAGCTCTTTGCAATTCGCTGGTTTCTATGAATCTTCGGTTAGCAACCCTGCAAGGAGCTCTATTTCCTTTTTTCACTTTTTTGACAAAGGTGACTACCGTTGTTCTCGTGCTTTTTTCGGGTTTCGTCATCTTGAAAGGTTGGGGAGAGTTGAGCGCGGCCGATTTTGTGTCCTTCATGTGGATCCAATCCTATATCTTTTTCCCTGTTTTAATGCTTGCTTGGCTGATCCCTGTATTTGAACGGGGACGCGCAGCTTATGATCGGCTGCTGGAAATTTATGAGGAGCCGATCGAAGTGGTGGATCATCTGGTGTCGGAGTTGAAAATTCCGGCTGGGGCAAGGCTTGCCTTTAGAAATCTGACGTTTCGCTATCCTTCTCAGCAGATCCCTGCCTTATCGAATTTTAATCTAGAGATTGAAGGAGGGGCGTTTGTTGGGATCACAGGGCCGGTGGGTGCAGGAAAAAGCACACTGTTCAAGCTGCTTAATCGGGAGTATGAAATTCCGGAGGGGATGATTGAAATTGGAGGAAGAGATATCCATAAGTATCCTTTGAGCGCCTTTCATATGGAGGTTGTCACAGTAGAGCAGGTTCCTTTTCTTTTTTCAAAAAGCATTGAAGAGAATGTTAAATTTGGTAAACGGGAAGCAACTAAACAGGAGATTGAGGAGGTTTCCCGTTTTGCCGATTTTCATGAAACAGTTCTCGACTTTCCTGAACAGTATCATACATTGGTAGGAGAAAGGGGGGTGACACTATCGGGAGGGCAAAAGCAGCGCCTTGCCATGGCGCGCGCATTTCTGGTTAATCGTTCGATTTTACTATTGGACGACATCTTTTCAGCTGTTGATTCCGATACGGAGGCGCGCATTTTCCAATCGATGAGGAGGAATTTCAAAGGGAAAACAGTTTTGCTGATCACGCATCGTATGTCGATTTTGGAGCAGATGGACCGCGTCATCTATCTGTCAGGCGGCCAAGTTTCAGAAGAAGGCACTCCAAAAGAGTTAATGCAGTTGGGCGGTCAGTATGCAGCGTTGGTGGAATTGCAAAGGATAGACAGACATGAAAAAACTTGA